TACATAAAGAAAGGTGAAGCAAAGGAggagattttcttttttcaatcaGTAGCGcagcatcaaaacatcattcgaCGGCtctgttggaaaatttgttacGCGTAAATTTTCGAACCACACCCACCCGCATCCTGGCTTGTTCGGTAtgcagttgtttgtttttcgcttctcGAAATGCCTGCTAtattgtgaaaataatttaaccttttttaaTCATTACTACCCACATCGGTCAAtcgtaaatatttataaaacgCGTTTCTAAACGTACGGAACTATTCGGCGCTGCATTTATTGTCCAATTCTTCACCGTCACTACTGCTactattgctgctgctgttgctgttgctgctgctgctgctactgcatCTTGCTCACAAATTACACACTAAAACTGCACCACCAACCGACAAATTGTTGGATAAGATGATGAATTTTCATTACTTCTCCTGCTACTTCTACGCCCAACCACGGCAGCAGACGTTTGAAAGTCCGCCCCAAAACTGACGGGAAATTGGGCAATAGGGAGTTCAAAGCAGGGCATGATTCAAAGCTCACAAAAGACGTGAAGTTTGATAAAAGAACTTATGCTTCGATTGCTACACATTATCACATTCAGATTGAAATGAACTCTTGTGTATCGTGTGAATGTTGACTTCTTCTAGCTAAGTTTGACTTTGTACTcttcaatatttgtttctcCTTTCCTTGCCTGTAGCAGAAGTACAGCTTCAGAAACTTTCGTTAGTTAATTtcggttctttcttttttcttctttattacCAAACCCCATTACATTGCATCATGGCATACACACCTTCCATCACTCATTCACATTCACTTCTTCCTTCCTCAACGGCAACACTTTAAGTTTTCATATTCATGCTCACCAAACTACTTCTCAACATTCATAGCTTTCGTTTCGgaataaaaaggaaactttGCACATCGTATAGTTTGATGGCCTTTTCCATAAATACGCTTcattttcaccaccaccaccaccaccgtttgAGCGCCATTTCCACCTCCATTTCATATGCGCCACCGTGTGTCTTACGGGAGTCGATCCCTGTGCACACTCTGCGAATCGGTGACGATAGATAACAAtaatgtgaaaaaaagaaagaaagctcATGACTTTTCATAACCGGCTCGTCATATTCGCTCACGTCTCCACCCATTTCACTCGCTCGCggtttgaatgaaaatcgCTGCTCTACCCATATAGTTTTGCCTTCTGTCCGTCACGCCACCATACTTCTCTATCGTTCTCTATCCCTTTCGCCTGATATACTTCACGCCTGGAAGCTATTGCCCGGATGTTGTCCGGGGTTTACAggcaaaggaaataaatactAATATGTGCATTTTTCTCCGCCCCACCCGCATTGCCTTCCCGCGCACCCCTGCCAGACTGCAGAAGCAAGTCAGCGTGATGAGTATGAATCTGTCGGCGAAGTTAGACGATCTGCAGCGGGGTGACCGTCATCTCGAGACGACGGTCGCCCTCTGCGAGATACGGACCCAACTTCAGGAGCTCACCAAATCGGTGGAGAGCTGCCAGACGGAAGTTTCCGAGGTGAGTATGCGATGAGGATCGGCACGGTCGTTCCACTGCACAGCAATTGCGATAACTCATGTCATGTCTCGTTCGCAGGTGAAACGTGATATGGTAGCAATAAAACACGAACTAGATACAGTACAACAGGTGAAGGAAGAGATCGAAGAGCTGAGAGAATACGTCGATCGGCTGGAGGAACACACGCATCGGCGAAAGCTACGATTGCTGGAGCAAGTTAGTGTTATCCAACAGTGGCACAACAAACCGGTTTATGTTTTCTCTCTGATCAATAaagttgtttcgtttcttgatatgttttgtttcgtttttttttgtattttatgatttatgattaACTATCTTgagatttttcattttgtttttattttccagtgATAAGTGATTTATTTTACAGCATTGCTGtcaattttgcatttttaatccttttgtatcttttttgtaaaataattgcataccttcaggtgCTGCAAAATCTCAAAGTTATTGTAATGATAccttgaacttttttttacctttttgcgCTATTTCCACACAGGGTTTGACGTTCTTCCTGACGTACGCCATCTTTGCGGCCGTGCTGGGTATGCTCCAGTTCGGCTACAATACCGGCGTCATCAATGCGCCGGAGGTGAACATCGAGAACTTCATGAAGGATGTGTACAAGGACCGGTACGGTGAGGACATCAGCGAGGAGTTCATCCAGCAGCTGTACTCGGTCGCCGTGTCCATCTTTGCGATCGGCGGCATGCTCGGCGGTTTCAGCGGTGGCTGGATGGCAAACCGGTTCGGCAGGTACGGCCCAAAGTCGACTCGTCACCCCCAAAATCGCTAACGCTCTTTCGGGCAAGGTTTTAGAGTTGACCCAATTAGTCCATCCGATTACTGGGCCTCAGTACTGGGCCTGTTCGCGTGTTTGCGAATGTGACGCGAAGGGTAGCGAATTGTTACTGAACTTCAGCCTCATCCTCACTGCGCTATAGCTGATTGATTAGCATCTTGTGAATAATTCATAATTGAATTGTCTTATCAAAACCAACTCCACCACCAACGATTGTGCCCGAACCAGCTGGGAGGATGCATGGTTTAGCttacatttccattttccatgttGTATTTTATGCACTGCGCCACATCCACTCTCTAGTTCTTCTCTACTGCCACCGAGCCGGCAGAATTGCTGATCATGCAAAACCTATCCCCAGTGTCCAGATGGCCAGATAGCTATCCGGTTGCTCTGTATACACTCATAAATTGAGCTATTTTATGTATCTTATCTCAACCAAACCACCGTTCGGTTCCACATTGCGTGATGAACGATCTTCGATCGATGAACCGTGCCcggttgcgtttgtttgtttgtttatcgggAGAGAAGGACACGTCCCAACGATGATGCTGACGAGGACGTGATTCTGCAATGCAgggcaaatgcaaatgcagcaCGTGAATCAAACAAAGCCCTCGGGCCGATAATGTGCGCTCGCTGTTTGCACAACCTTTAATGGGTCTTTAACGGGTCACTGGAACTGCGAAATTAAAGGGCACTCGGGTTGCTTCCGATAATCCGTACCGTTAAGCTGTCTTACTCAGTTGCCTACCGTCAGATTGGTGGCCTTAAAGTGGTACCGCGAGATAAGGATAAATATTTGCTCATGGGCGCGCCTGATTTTGACGTGGATTTGAAGCTGAAAATCAAACAGCCTCTCGCATTAATTATGCACTTCCGGGTTACCTTCTTGTACAGAACAGTGCAGCATTATCACACCAGACTGAGCTGATGGCATCTTAAGTGCTCTCGCTTAGGTTCAAAATCATGCACCGGTGTATGCCCCCCCCCCTCTAATGCTCcgtcttttctttctctccctcgcCAACCGATTCGCAGAAAGGGTGGCCTCCTGCTAAACAACGTGCTGGGAATATCCGGTGCATGCCTAATGGGATTCACGAAGATGAGTCATTCCTATGAAATGCTATTCCTCGGAAGATTTATAATTGGTGTCAATTGTGGTAAGTGTCAGCGGAACTCTTGACTGGATGCGTCAGTTACGCTGCTTTGATGGCACCCGCTCACCGATCCCGCCCCTTACTCTCTTTGCAGGTTTAAACACATCGTTAGTACCAATGTATATATCTGAAATTGCTCCATTAAATTTAAGAGGTGGTTTAGGTACCGTTAACCAATTGGCTGTGACCGTAGGATTACTATTATCGCAAGTACTGGGTATAGAACAAATTTTAGGAACTAATGATGGTTGGCCCGTGCTGTTAGGGCTAGCCATCTGTCCAGCTGTATTGcaattactactactaccgaTCTGCCCAGAATCACCTAGATATTTACTAATTACCAAGCAATGGGAGGAAGAAGCACGGAAAGGTAAGTTTAACCTGGCATACGCCGAAGAGGGGATAGGTTTTTTGTAACAAGATGCGACTCCCATCCCAACTGCAGCTTTGCGCCGGCTCAGGGCTTCGAACCAGGTGGAGGAGGACATCGAAGAGATGCGGGCCGAAGAACGGGCCCAGCAGTCCGAGAGCAGCATATCGACGATAGAGCTCATCTGCTCGCCGACGCTCCGGGCACCGCTGATAATCGGAATTGTGATGCAGCTTAGTCAGCAGTTTAGTGGAATTAATGCCGTAAGTGTTGGGTACCACAAATGGGTACCCATTTACCTGGAAACCGAAGAATCTTACAGCACTTAGACAATGTTCACATCTTAAAGAAGATCTTTTTTCCCAAATTGTTATACGCATTGCATGCTTTTGGTGGCATTTCATACAATTACAAAAGACGGTAGTATGGAAAAGCGCCTAGTAGTATGCAATGCGTTACACATTATTATCTGTGAAGTAGATTCTGCAAAAACTACTCTCTAAAAGaatgtgaatgttttaaagtttaaGAAGATTTCATCTTTCGCTTAACAACAACTgccatttcacatttttcctctcttctcttttttgcAGGTATTCTATTACTCAACGTCACTGTTCATGAGTTCGGGTCTCACGGAAGAAAGTGCTAAATTCGCCACAATAGGAATCGGTGCAATAATGGTAAATGGTTGCAAAACAACAGCTTAACACACCGTCGCTACCACACATAATCCTTCGTGGAATGCTTAAACGTCACTCCGATAAATCCGTACCCCGTTGGTTTTGccgtcccacacacacacacacaaccaccgtGCCGGATCCATTAGCCTGTTTTATTGATCCCGGTATTGGCAATGGTCGTTTTGGGTTCGTTTTTGGCGGATATGGCAATAAAAGTTGCCCGCTTGGTAAAGCACTGGATTAGATGGTTTTGTGCCATAACAgccaacaacataaaaatggtGTATTCATCCCACATGACCACTAGCTACCAATTACCCGAACAACATTCAACATTGACCCCGGACTTCCGGTGTTTGCATCCCACAAATGAAACGCCGGACCCTTTCGCCGAAATTGATGCGCTCACCCTTACATAACCTCGATAGCTGGTCGaacatatttcaatttaaactcAACATTTATCAATAGAGGTTCTATTTTTGCACTTTTACTGctcgtgttgtgtgtgtattcccCTGTTGGATGTGGATGTGTGGGCTCGTTTTCCCATGCATCAATTTCGATATTAGAATTGGAGctttttttcgccttcttgctttgttttgcactcACGCTTGGTACCCACCGAGCCGGGCATAAATAATCAGCCACGAAGTATGGTTGTGAAAATGCGTCCAATAAAACTAGcgagaaccaaacaaaaaaaaagagtcgaaccgaatgaaaacaataaaccacaACCAC
This Anopheles marshallii chromosome 3, idAnoMarsDA_429_01, whole genome shotgun sequence DNA region includes the following protein-coding sequences:
- the LOC128711721 gene encoding glucose transporter type 1 isoform X3, whose translation is MAANGDPSMISPPSSISNGPEPQLPPLPPPLRSTQVLQPLSVYPVSTLSQEGTYDYVFSGPLDSQALSSTLKLTSPPVRVRPDVYLPFRHAGPPVYRSQSIDSQRSSGVDDGRSSTGTRHSPGSGLKRPRYIGDGTGSLGSRKSDRCDGEDAESLRQLLIELQKQVSVMSMNLSAKLDDLQRGDRHLETTVALCEIRTQLQELTKSVESCQTEVSEVKRDMVAIKHELDTVQQVKEEIEELREYVDRLEEHTHRRKLRLLEQGLTFFLTYAIFAAVLGMLQFGYNTGVINAPEVNIENFMKDVYKDRYGEDISEEFIQQLYSVAVSIFAIGGMLGGFSGGWMANRFGRKGGLLLNNVLGISGACLMGFTKMSHSYEMLFLGRFIIGVNCGLNTSLVPMYISEIAPLNLRGGLGTVNQLAVTVGLLLSQVLGIEQILGTNDGWPVLLGLAICPAVLQLLLLPICPESPRYLLITKQWEEEARKALRRLRASNQVEEDIEEMRAEERAQQSESSISTIELICSPTLRAPLIIGIVMQLSQQFSGINAVFYYSTSLFMSSGLTEESAKFATIGIGAIMVVMTLVSIPLMDRTGRRTLHLYGLGGMFIFSIFITISFLIKEFFGYVQEMIDWMSYLSVVSTLAFVVFFAVGPGSIPWMITAELFSQGPRPSAMAIAVLVNWMANFVVGIGFPSLKTALENYTFLPFSVFLAIFWIFTYKKVPETKNKTFEEILALFRHGNGRNLRDSRLYGSMLNCVNNLEPQSMNSGIEHAALMISEEKTQHDSPASERCSDGARNTQNRTATCAPHHRHQQQVPVCQNTGP